GGCCTCGACGGGCCGTTCGGGCAGGCGGTACTCCACGTAGGCGTGCCCGGTGGCCTTGTGGCAGCCGTTGCAGCCTTCCACGGCGGCCGCGTAGTCCTTTTCGAAGGCGGCCCAGTCCTTGCTGCGGATGTCCTTCTCGAGCGGATCCAGGTAGGCGTGCTCGAACGAGGCCAGCAGCGGCGCGTTCTTCGGCCGGGTGATCTCGCCGACCTCCTGGATCTCGATGGCTTCCTTGAGCTGGTACTGCGCCAGACCCCAGTTGCCGCCCTTGGCGGCGTAGTAGGTGTTGGCGAAGCGGTCGCCGTACTCGATCATGACCGTGCCCAGCCCCGGTTGGATCTTGGCGAGGGCGTTGACCCGATCTTCCAGCGATCCGTTGTAGATGTCCATGGTCTTTTCGGCGGCGAAAACGACGAGGATGAGACCGGCCAGTGCGAGAGCCAAAACGTACAAACGCTTTTTCATCGGCGTCTCCTTTCACTGACCAATTTAGACAGCTCGAAAGGCGTCGGCCAGGGGCCAAATGACTCATGAAAAGTAACTCATGACACATATATGAACATGCCATCAAGTAAATGAGTATTAATTTTGGTTCGCCTTCCTCCGCGCCGCGCTCAGCCGGCCGGGCTCTTGTGGACGTGCACGACCTTCCAACCTTCGGGAAACTCGATGAGGACGCGCGATTCGTTGATCGTCTTGTGCTCGATCCCGCCCTCCCGATGGATCGACAGCAACAGGGTGTAGCTCACCACCGCGGTGGTGCCGTAGAGCTGCAGCCGCGGGTCGAGCAGGTCGTAGCGCCAGTCGGCGCCGACGCCCATCCAGTCGTGCTCCATCATGAACTCGTGAAAACTGAGCCCATCGATGCGGTGCGGGGTGACGAACCACTCGTAGACGGCGACGTCCTCGGCGGTCGTTTCCAGGTAGGCCGCCCAGTCGCCCGCGTAGATCGCCGCCAGGTGGCGGTGCAGGGTCTTCCATACCGCGTCGGCTGCGTTTTCCATGAGGTCCTCCGTCCCCATTCTAGTTTGTAAGCTAAGGCATGCGGGTCTTCTTGCCCTGGGTCCAGGCGGCGGCGCGGCCGGGCGTCTTCTTCGTGCTCGGCGCCGTCACGGTCGTTTTCCTGGCGGTCTTCACGGCGGTCCTGGTGCCGGCGATCGAGCTGGCCTCGGGGGCGCCGCCGCCGGACGTGGTGCTGCTGCAGACGCCGGCCGACTTCTTCGCTTGGCTGCGCGCGGGCGGGGCCGAAGTGCGGCGGCTCTACGGCCTCTTCCTCGTCGCCGATACTTTTTACCCCGTGGTCTACGCGCTCTTCCTGGGGGCGTGGCTGTGGCGGCTCGATCCCGGGGGCCGGCTCTGGCCGCTGCCCATCTGGGCGGCGGCCGCCGACTACGTGGAGAACCTGGCGCACGCGCTGCTGCTCTACGCCTACCCGGCCGAGCCCGCGGCGCTGGCCGGGGTGGCCCTCGTGGCCACCCCGGTGAAGTGGGGGTTTATCGCCCTGGCCTTGTTGGCGGTGCTGGGGCGCACGCTGGCTCGGCGGCGCTAGCCTAGCCCGCGGGCTGGTACTCGCCCCAGACCGCGCGCAGCGCCCCCGCGACCTCGCCCAGCGTGGCTCGCCGACGGAAGGCCTCGAGGACGAAGGGGAAGAGGTTCTCCTGGCCGCGGGCGGCCCGCTCGAGCGCCTCCAGGGCCTGCTCCACCGCCGCGGCGTCGCGCCGCTCGCGGAAGGCGCGCACCTCGGCGGCGCGCCGGCGGTCGGTCTCGGGGTCGATCTTCATCACCGGCACCGGCGGCTCTTCCTCGAGGGTGAAGCGGTTGAGGCCCACCACGATGCGCTCTTCGTTCTCGATCTCGCTCTGGTAGCGCCAGGCCGATTCCTCGATTTCGCGCTGGATGAAGCCGGCCTCGACGGCGCGCACGCTGCCGCCCAGCTCCTCGACCTGATCGATCAGGCGCCGGGCTTCCTCTTCGAGGCGGTCGGTCAGGTACTCGAGGTAGAACGAGCCCCCCGCCGGGTCGATGGCCCGGGTCACCCCCGACTCGTAGGCGAGGATCTGCTGGGTGCGCAGGGCGAGCAGGGCGCTCTCTTCGGTCGGGAGCCCCAGGGCCTCGTCGTAGGCGTTGGTGTGCAGGCTCTGGGTGCCGCCCAGGACCGCCGCGAGCGCCTGGTAGGCGACGCGCACCACGTTGTTCAGGGGCTGCTGCGCGGTCAGCGTCGAGCCGCCCGTCTGGGTGTGGAAGCGCAGCATCCACGACTTGGGGTTCCGGGCGCCGAACTCTTCCTTCATGATCCGGGCCCAGAGGCGGCGCGCCGCCCGGAACTTGGCCGCTTCCTCGAAGACGTCGTTGTGGGCCGCAAAGAAGAAGCTGAGCCGGGGGGCGAAGCGGTCGAGTTCGAGCCCGCGCTCCAGCGCCGCGCGCACGTAGGCCTTGCCGTTAGCCAGGGTGAAGGCGATCTCCTGCGCCGCCGTCGAACCCGCCTCGCGGATGTGGTAGCCCGAGATCGAGATCGTGTTCCAGCGCGGCACCTCGCGGCTCGCGAACTCGAAGACGTCGGTGACCAGCCGCATCGAGGGCTGGGGCGGGTAGATGTAGGTTCCCCGGGCGATGTACTCCTTGAGGATGTCGTTCTGGATCGTGCCCCCGACCCGGTCCCAGCTCACCCCCTGCTCCTCGGCGACGAGCAGGTAGAGCGCGAGCAGCATCATCGCCGGGGCGTTGATCGTCATGCTGGTGGTGACCCGGTCCAGGGGGATGCCCGCAAAGAGCCGGCGCATGTCGTCGATCGTGGCGATCGAGACGCCGACCCGGCCCACCTCGCCCAGCGCCAGCGGGTGGTCGGGGTCGAGCCCCAGCTGGGTGGGCAGGTCGAAGGCGACCGAAAGGCCGGTCTGGCCGCGCTCGAGCAGGTAGCGGAAGCGGGCGTTCGTCTCCTCGGCCGACCCGAAACCGGCGTACTGGCGCATCGTCCAGAGCCGGTCCAGGTACATCCGCGGGTAGACCCCGCGCGTGAAGGGGTAGGCCCCGGGCCGCCCCAGCCGTTCGCGGTAATCGTCGGGCAGCCGCTCGTAGAGGCCTTCGGTTGCGTGGTCGTTCTCGGCCATTTGCGTTCAGCTTACCGCAGCAAAAGCCCCAGGCCCCAGATCGCGAGCGCCGCCAGGCCGACGATGATCAACACGGGAACGAGTACGAGCTGGTACGTTGCGATTACCAGTGCTAAGAAATCTTTCCAGTCGGGCTTGATTTCTTTGGGGTCCATAGTGGTATTGTACTTTTACAGGGTTTTAATACGGACACGAATGTGCTAAACTGCAGGAAGTATGGAAGACTATAGAAAATTCAAACTAGTGCTGAAGGCGATCGCGCACGAGGCGGGGTGGGACATCATCAACGCGGTTTCGCAGGGCCCCACTCGCTTCACCAATTTGGAGCGCGCCACCAAAGTGAGCCCCCGCACCCTTTCCGAGCGCCTCAAGGAACTGGCCGAACTTGGCCTGATTGAGCGCAAGGCGTACCCGGAGGTGCCCCCGCGCGTCGAGTACACCCTCACCCCGCTGGGCAAGGAGCTGCTCGACACCCTGTACAAACTGGCGAAGAAGATCGGCTAGCCTCCGTAGGTTGCAAGTAGTAACTACTTGCAGTAAGATACCTCCCTATGGAGAGCCAGGCCTTCGCCGTCTTCAATTACGCCCTCATCACCGCGATCGCTACCGGGTTGGGGGCGCTGCCCTTCGCCTTCGCACGTAGTTTTCCGCGGGCGTGGCTCGGCATCGGCAACGCGATCGCCGCGGGCCTGATGCTCGCGGCCAGCTTCGGGCTGATCTACGAGGGCGTCGGCTACAGCCTGACGCGCACGTTGATCGGCGCGGTGGTGGGCCTCGTCTTCATCGTTTGGAGCCACCGGTTCCTGGAGCGTTACGAAGACGTCGGCATCGGCAACCTCAACGGCCTGGACGCCCGCAAGGCGCTCCTGATCGTCGGGGTCATGACCCTTCACTCCTTCGCCGAGGGGGTGGGCGTCGGCGTCTCCTTCGGGGGCGGGATCGCCTTCGGCCTCTTCGTGACGATCGCGATCGCCGTGCACAACATTCCCGAGGGCCTGGCCATCAGCCTGGTGCTCGTGCCGCGCGGGGTGCCCTGGTGGAAGGCGGCGCTGTGGAGCGTCTTTTCCTCGCTGCCCCAGCCGATCATGGCCGTTCCCGCTTTCCTCTTCGTGGAGTGGTTCAAACCGGTCCTGCCGGCGGGCCTCGGCTTCGCCGCCGGCGCGATGATCTGGATGGCGTTTTCCGAGTTGATCCCCGACGCCCTCGAGGACGCCGACGCCGGCGCAGTGGCCAGCGCCATCGTACTGGCGAGCATCGCCATGGTCGCCTTTCAGGTGCTGCTGGGCGGCTGACCTGCGAGCACGCGCTCGGTGTCGAGCGCGATCGCGAGCTCCTCGTCGGTGGGGATCACCCAGACCGAGACCCGGCTGCCTTCGCGGGTGATGCGGGGGCCGCCGCGGGCGTTGGCTTCGCGGTCCAGTTCGATGCCCAGGAACTCGAGCCCCTCGAGCGCCTGCGCCCGCACCACCGGGTCGTTCTCGCCCACGCCCGCGGTGAAGGCCACCGCGTCGAGGCCGCCCATCGCGGCGGCGTAGGCCCCCAGGTACTTCTTGATCCGGTAGCAGTAGACTTCCAGCGCCAGGGCCGCGTGCGCGTCCCCTTCGGCGATCCTGCGGTGGACGTCGCGCAGGTCGGAGTGCCCGGCCAGCCCCAGCATCCCGCTCTCCTTGTTGAGCAGGCGGTCCGTGGCCTCGACCCCGTGGCGGCGCACGAGCTCGAGCACCAAGCCGGGGTCGAGGTCGCCGCTGCGGCTGCCCATGACCAGCCCCTCCATCGGGGTGAAGCCCATGCTGGTATCGACGCTGCGCCCGAAACGGACCGCGGTGGCCGAGGCGCCGTTGCCCAGGTGCAGGACGACGACGCGCAGTTCCTCGAGGGGTCGCCCCAGGGCCTGGGCGAGCTTGCCGGAGACGTAGCGGTGCGAGGTGCCGTGAAAACCGTAGCGGCGGTAGCGCCGCTCGTCGGCCAGCCGGCGCGGGAGCGCGTAGCGCCAGGCCCGCTCGGGAAGGCTCTGGTGGAAGGCGGTGTCGAAGACGGCCACCTGGGGGAGCTGCGGCAGCGCGGCCAAGGCGGCGCGGATGCCCGCCAGGTTCGCGGGGTTGTGCAGGGGCGCCAGCGGGACGAAGGCCTCGAGGCGCTCGAGCACCTCGTCGGTGATGCGGCTCGAGGCGGTGAAGTCGCCCCCGTGCACCACCCGGTGACCGACGGCTTCGACCAGGTCGAGGTCGAGGCGGCGCAGCACCGCGTCCAGGGCCTCGGCGTGGTCGGCAGCGGCGACGGCCTCGGTCCGGCCTTCGACGGTCAGCTGCGCCTGCGGGAGCCCGATGCGCTCGACCAGGCCCCGCAGACGGTGGCGGTGCGCGCGGGTGTCCGTCAGCGAGAACTTGAGGCTCGACGATCCGGCGTTGAGTACCAGGACGTTCATGCCCTCACCCTAATCCACCCGGGGCGGGCGGGGCCGCGGCTTTGCGTCCTTTTTCATCTGGGATGCGTATACTGCTCACATGCAACGAGCCATCTTTCTTATGGTCCTGGGCATCGCCATACTGCTTGGGGGCGGCCTATGGTACCTGAGCAGCGCGCCGAAACAGGCGACTGCCGAAGCGGACCCCGCCGCCGGAGCCCACTTCGTCTACGGCAGCCCCGACGCCCCGGTCACCGTCGTGGAGTTTTCGAACTACCTCTGCCCCCACTGCAAGGACCACTCCGAGAAGAGCCTGCCCCGCATCTTCGCGGACTACGTGGACACCGGCAAGGTGCGCTACATCTTCCGCGACTTCCCCTTCGCGGGTCAGGACAACGTCATCCTCGCCGGCGAAGCGGCCGCCTGCGCCGCCGATCAGGGCCGCTACTACGACTACCACCAGCTCCTCTTCCGCGCCACCGGGCAGTGGGGCCGCGTGCCCACCAGCGAGCTGCCCTCGTTCTTCTCCGATTACGCCCGGCAGCTGGGCCTGGACACCGCGCGCTTCGACGCCTGCCTGAGCAGCCACGAGAAGCGCCCGCTGGTGCTCGCCGACCAGGAGCTCACCCGCAAGCTCGGCCTCGGCGGCACCCCCTCCTTCTTCGTCAACGGCAAGTTCATTGAGGGCTTCCGCCCGTACGACGAGTGGAAGAAGATCCTCGACGAGGCGCTCGCCGGCAACTGAACCGGGTTCCCCGTGCACGCGCCCCCGCCGGTCTCGCGGCGGGGGCGTTTCTCTGGACTCGCGGAGCTAGAAGACGGTCACTTCGGCGACCATCTGGGTGAAGTCGAAGGTGACCCCCGTGGCCGCGCCCGAGGTGACCTCGGCGCCGATCCAGATCCGACCCTGGTTGATGCCGTCGGCGAGCACCTCGGGGTTGGGGTCGCCCAGCGTCACCTGCTGCGTTTCGCCGTTGGCGAAGGAGTACTCGCCGCTGATGGGGGTCTCCCCGGCAGCGTCGCAGATCCAGGCGAGGCCCGCATCGGTGCAGCCGGCCGCTCCGGGATCGGCGGTGCGGGCGTAGAAGGTCATCACCAGCGGCGCCTGGACCGCGGTGTAGCTCACGGTGACCTGGCCGCTGAGGCGGATCGTCTTGACGTCGACCACGGGCCGGTCGAACTGCGCCGCGTTCTTGGGGTAGACGACCTGCCCCGCGGTGTTGCCCACCGCGTCCACGGAGATGCTGAAGTCCTCCAGGGGGACGGTGAGCGGGGCCTTGGAGCAGGCGGCGAGGGCCGCGGCGAGCGCCAGCAGCAGTGCGGAGGTGCGCAGGAGGGTCTTCATGGCCCCATCATACGCCCCAGGGGTATCGACGACCACCCTCAGTCGGGGGTATGGGCGGCGCCCACCCAGTCGCGCCAGCGCTCGCCGCGGCCTTGGAAGAAGGCCTCGAGCCCACGGGCGATCTTGAGCGGCGCGTAGGGGTCGGCGAAGGTGGCCGTCCCCACGGCCACAAGCCGCGCTCCCGCCAGGGCGAACTCGAGCGCGTCCTCGGCGCTGGCGATGCCGCCCATGCCCAGGATGGGCCGGTCGGTGTGTCGGTAGAGCTCGTAGACCAGCCGCACGGCCACGGGCTTGACGGCGGGGCCGCTGAGGCCGCCCTGGCGGTTGCCCAGCACCGGACGCCTGCGCTCCAGGTCCATGCGCATGCCCAGCAGGGTGTTGATCAGGCTGAAGCCGTCCACCCCCGCCGCTTCCAGCACCTCGGCCACCGGCAGCAGCGGGCCGTTAGGACTCAGCTTGGCGAGCACCGGACGGTCGGTGGCGTCCTTGACGCGTCGGACCACCTCGGCAGCGGCCTCGGGGTCGTGGGCGAAGGGGAGCCGGCCGCCGTGGACGTTGGGGCAGGAGAGGTTGACCTCGATCAGGTCGGCGTAGGGGCTTACCTTGCGGGCGACGTGGGCGAAGTCGGCGGCCTCGTCGCCGAAGACGTTCACGATGACGCGCGCCCCCTGGGCCTTCAGCCACGGCAGCTCGTCCGCGACGTAGGCGTCCACGCCCTTGTTCTCGAGCCCGATGGCGTTAAGCATGCCCATCGGGGTCTCGGTGATGCGGGGGGTGGGCGCGCCGGCGATCGGCCGCGGCGAGACGCCCTTGGTGGTGACCGCGCCCAGCCGGCTGAGCGGGTAGAGGTGGGCGTACTCGCGGCCGAAGTTGAAGGTGCCGCTCGCGGTGACCACCGGATTCGGGAAGCGCACGCCCAGGAAGTCGACCTCGAGCCGGTTCACCAGACCACCTCCCGCACCTCGAAGACGGGCCCGTCCACGCAGGCGTGCTTCTGTCCCGCGGTCGTCTGCACCGCGCAGGAGAGGCAGGCGCCCACGCCGCAGGCCATGTGGACGTCGAGGCTCACGTACCCCGGCCGGCCGTGTTCGATCGCCAGCCGCGCCGCCGCCCGCATCAGCGCGAAGGGCCCCACGCTGTAGACGGTCGCCTCGGCGCCGCCGGCGAGCAGCTCCGCCAGGCCCTCGGTGGGGTAGCCCCGCCGCCCCAGCGAGCCGTCCTCGCTGAAGTAGCGCACCTCGAGCCCCAGCCGTTCGTAGACCGCCTGGACGAGCGGCCGGTCCTCGTTCGAGACCGCGCCGTGGAAGACGTGGACGCGCCTACCGGCGCGCAGCAGGGTCTCGGCCAGGAAGGCCAGCGGCGCGGCCCCGGCCCCGGCGCCGACCAGCGCGGCCTCGTCCGCGGGAATCGGGAAGGAATTCCCGAGCGGCGCGAGCGCTTGGAGGCGCGTCCCCACCGGGAGCGCCACCAGGTCGCGGGTCCCGGGGCCGAAGGGGGTGACGATCAGCTCGACCTCCCCCCCCTCGTGGCGGGACGGCGCCAGCGGCCGGCGCAGCACGTGGCCCGGCACGCTCAGGTTCAAGAACTGCCCCGGCCCGAACCGCGCCTCGAGCGTCGGCATCGCGAGCACCAGCCTTTGGTGGGGCCCCAGCGATTCGCTGGCGACGATCGTGACCGCGTGGTCGTCCCAGCGCGGCCGCCGGGGGGCGAGCTCAGGCGAGGCCGGCGTCACGCCAGACCTCCCTTCCCGCCACCAGGGTGAGCAACGGCCAGCCGACGAGCTCGCGCCCCGCCCAGGGGCTGTAGCGGGCTTTGGAGACGAAGCGCGCGGGGTCCACCGTGCGCTTCTCGGCGGGGTCGAAGAGCATCAGGTCGGCCGGCGCGCCCTCCGCCAGGCGCGCGGGCGCGAGGCCCAGCGCCGCGCGCGGGCCCGTGGTCATGCGCTCGATCAGCAGTGCCAGCGGCAGCCCGCGCCGCTCCACCAGCTCGGTGTAGAGCAGGGGAAAGGCCACCTCAAGACTGGGCATGCCGAAGGGGGCGTTTTCCAGGTCGCGCTCCTTCTCGGCGGCGGTGTGGGGGGCGTGGTCGGTGCCGACCGCCGACAGCCCACCCCGCTCCAGCGCTCCGATCAGCGCCTCGACGTCGCCTTCGGTGCGCAGCGGCGGGGCCACCTTGAAGCGGGCGTCGAAGCCGCGCCAGGCCTCCTCGGTCAGCGTCAGGTGGTGGGGGGTGACCTCGCCCATCACCGGCAGCCCCTCGGCCCGCGCCGCCGCGACGAGCGCCGCGCCGCGGGCGGTGGAGACGTGCTGCAGATAGAGCCGGGGCGCGTGACCCAGCGCGGCCGCCTTGCGTGCGGCGTAGCGCAGCACCTCGAGGTCGCGGGCGATGCGGGCGGCCTCGGCCTCGGGCGGGTTGCCGGCGAGGCCCAGTTCGGCGGCCAGGGGGCCGTCGTTCATCACCCCGCCGCCGCGCAGCCCGGCGTCCTCGGCGTGGACGGCGACCGCGAGGCCCGCGGCGGCGGCGTAGACCAGGCCGCGGGCGAGCACGCCCGCGTCTTCGTTGGTGCGGCCGTCGTCGGTGAGCAGCGCCGCCCCCGCCCGGGCCAAGAGCGCCGCGGGGGTGAGCTTCCTACCCTCCTGGTTCTCGGTCAGCGCCGCGGCCACCAAAAGGCGCGCTCCGGGCAGGGTGCGGGCCTCGTCCGAAAGCGCCCGCACCTGCTCGGGCTCCTGGATCACCGGCTCGGTGTTGGGCATGGCCACGACCGTGCCGTAGCCGCCGCGGGCGGCGGCGGCCAGGCCGGTGGCCAGCTCCTCCTTGGTCTCCTGGCCGGGGGTGCGCAGGTGGACGTGGGGGTCGGTGAGCGCCGGGGCGAGCCAGCGGCCGCCGGCGTCGAGCACCCGCTCGGCGTCGCCGCCCGCGAGCGAGGCGATGCGGCCTTCCTCGATGAGCACGTCGGCGGTGCCGAGCTCCCCCGAGCCGTCGACGAGGCGGGCGTTCTTGATGAGCAGCCTCATGCCGCCCTCCCCACGAGCAGGTGGTAGAGCACGGCCATGCGCACCGCCTCACCGGCGCGCACCTGCCGCTCGACGCGGCTTCGGGGCCCGTCGGCCAGGGTGCCTTCGAGCTCCACGTCGCGGTTCATCGGCCCCGGGTGCAACAGCGGGGCGTGCGGCTTGGCGCGGGCCAGCCGCGCCTCGGTGACCTGGTATTCGGCCACGTACTCGCGCAGCGAGGGGAGCGCCCCCTCGTCCATGCGTTCGCGTTGCAGCCGCAGCACCATCACCGCGTCGGCGTCCGCGAGCGCCTCGTCCAGGTCGGTCGAGAGCCGCGCGCCCGGAAGCCGCTCGGGCAGCAGCCCCGCGGGGCCCGCGGCCCAGACCTCGGCCCCCAGAAGCGGCAGCAGCTCGGCGTTCGAGCGGGCCACCCGCGAGTGGGCGACGTCGCCGACGATGGCGATCTTCTTGCCCTCGAGGGAGTCCAGGTCCTCCAGCAGGGTGTAGGCGTCGAGGAGCGCCTGGGTGGGGTGGGCGCGCCGGCCGTCGCCGGCGTTGACGACCGCGCCCCTCAGCCAGCGCGCCGCCTGGTGGGCCATCCCCGCCACCGGGGCGCGGATCACGTAGGCGTCGAGGGCCATGGCCTGGAGGGTGAGCAGGGTGTCCTTGAACGACTCGCCCTTGGCCAGGCTCGAGCCCGCGCCGGAAAAGCCCACCACGTCGGCCGACATCCTGCGCGCGGCCAGCTCGAAGCTGATCTTGGTGCGGGTCGAGGGCTCGAAGAAGACGGTGGCCACGGTGAAGCCCTTGAGCGCCGGAACCTTCTTCATGGGGCGCTCGAGCACCTCTTCCATCATCCGCGCGGTCTCGAGCAGGCTCTCCACCTGGGCGCGGTCCCAGCCGGCGAAGTCGAGCAGGTGGGTCAGCGCTCCCACAGCTCCACCCCCTCTTCGCCGTCGGTCTCGCGCAGCTTGACCTTGACGACCTCGCTTTTCGAGGTGGGCAGGTTCTTGCCCACGAAGTCGGCGCGGATGGGCAGCTCGCGGTGACCGCGGTCCACCAGCACCGCGAAGTAGACGCGTTTCGGCCGACCCAGGTCCACCAGCGCGTCCAGCGCCGCCCGGGCGGTGCGGCCGGTGAAGAGCACGTCGTCCACCAGCACCACCGGGCGGCCGGTCACGTCCCAGGGGATGCGGGTCTCGCGCACACGAGGTTGCACCCCGATCTCGCTGAGGTCGTCGCGGTAGAGGGTGATGTCGAGCACGCCCACCGGCGGACGCACGCCCTCGAAGCGCTCGATCAGCGCCGCCAGGCGCTCGGCCAGGGGGATGCCGCGGGTGTGGATGCCCACCAGCGCCAGATCGCCCGCGCCCTTGTTCTTCTCGATGATCTCGTGGGCGATGCGCCGGAGCGCCCGCTCGATCTCGGCGGGCTCGAGCACTTTGGCCTTGAAGCGCATCACGCCCCCCTAAAAAAAACCGCCCGCATGGGGCGCGCCGCTACCGGATTGTTCCGCTGTTCGTTCACCTTGTCCTCCTTCCCCGCCTCACGGGACGGGCTTAAAGGTCAAGGCAATTTACCCCGCCCGAGGGGGCGGGGTCAAGCGGAGCGTGCCTCGGCTTCAGGCGGCCTGGGTGGGTTGCTGGCTGGCGGCCGTGTAGGCCAGGACGCCCACGACGATGGCGACGATGACGGCGTTCCACATCGCGGCGCTCAGGGCGCTGTAGCCGAGCACCCAGGGCGAGACGAGGAGCCAGAGCGCGACGACGAGCTCGGACCACTCCTCCCAGGGCTTGGCGTCGGAGAGGGCGAGCAGCGAGAGCACGACGAAGATCGCGCCCACGATCAGCGCGTTCCAGAGCGCGGCGGCGTTCTGCGAGAAGGCGAGAATCCACGGCGAAACGACCAGCCAGAGACCCAGCACCAGGTTGACCCAGTCCTGCCAGCGTTTCATGTAAGCTCACCTCCTTCCGCGAGCATTATAAAACATGAGTGGTTCAATATCAAGTCGTTCCCTCCGGCGGCCGCGGGCTTGCGCGCTTCCCGCCCGGTTGGTACAGTGGGGGGCGTTGGTTGGCCGCACGACCAAGCCCGTGCGCCCTCTAAGGAGGACTCCATGAAGGAAGGCATTCACCTGAAGCTGGTCCCCGCCAAGATCATCTGCGGCTGCGGCAACGTCATCGAAACCTACTCGACCAAGCCGGAGATCCACGTGGAAGTCTGCTCCGCCTGCCACCCCTTCTTCACCGGCAAGCAGCGCTTCGTGGACACCGAAGGCCGTGTCGAGCGCTTCCAGCGCCGCTTCGGGGACTCGTACAAGAAGAACCTCAAGAAAAAGAAGGCCTAGGCCCCGCCGGCCTGGAACGACCCCCGCGCCGCGGCGCGGGGGTCTTGGTTGTGTGGGGTCACTCGCTCTTCGCTTCCTCGACGATCTTCTGCGCCAGCTGCGGCGGCACCTCGGCGTAGTGACTGAACTCGAGGTTGTAGGCCCCCTGGCCGGCGGTGAGGCTGCGCAGCACCCGGCTGTACTCCAGGATCTCGCCCAAAGGCGCTTCGGCGTGGATGACCGCGAGGGCGCCGTCCATGTCGGAG
This genomic stretch from Oceanithermus profundus DSM 14977 harbors:
- a CDS encoding acetate/propionate family kinase; its protein translation is MNVLVLNAGSSSLKFSLTDTRAHRHRLRGLVERIGLPQAQLTVEGRTEAVAAADHAEALDAVLRRLDLDLVEAVGHRVVHGGDFTASSRITDEVLERLEAFVPLAPLHNPANLAGIRAALAALPQLPQVAVFDTAFHQSLPERAWRYALPRRLADERRYRRYGFHGTSHRYVSGKLAQALGRPLEELRVVVLHLGNGASATAVRFGRSVDTSMGFTPMEGLVMGSRSGDLDPGLVLELVRRHGVEATDRLLNKESGMLGLAGHSDLRDVHRRIAEGDAHAALALEVYCYRIKKYLGAYAAAMGGLDAVAFTAGVGENDPVVRAQALEGLEFLGIELDREANARGGPRITREGSRVSVWVIPTDEELAIALDTERVLAGQPPSST
- a CDS encoding DsbA family protein gives rise to the protein MQRAIFLMVLGIAILLGGGLWYLSSAPKQATAEADPAAGAHFVYGSPDAPVTVVEFSNYLCPHCKDHSEKSLPRIFADYVDTGKVRYIFRDFPFAGQDNVILAGEAAACAADQGRYYDYHQLLFRATGQWGRVPTSELPSFFSDYARQLGLDTARFDACLSSHEKRPLVLADQELTRKLGLGGTPSFFVNGKFIEGFRPYDEWKKILDEALAGN
- a CDS encoding aspartate carbamoyltransferase catalytic subunit, with product MTHLLDFAGWDRAQVESLLETARMMEEVLERPMKKVPALKGFTVATVFFEPSTRTKISFELAARRMSADVVGFSGAGSSLAKGESFKDTLLTLQAMALDAYVIRAPVAGMAHQAARWLRGAVVNAGDGRRAHPTQALLDAYTLLEDLDSLEGKKIAIVGDVAHSRVARSNAELLPLLGAEVWAAGPAGLLPERLPGARLSTDLDEALADADAVMVLRLQRERMDEGALPSLREYVAEYQVTEARLARAKPHAPLLHPGPMNRDVELEGTLADGPRSRVERQVRAGEAVRMAVLYHLLVGRAA
- a CDS encoding dihydroorotate dehydrogenase produces the protein MNRLEVDFLGVRFPNPVVTASGTFNFGREYAHLYPLSRLGAVTTKGVSPRPIAGAPTPRITETPMGMLNAIGLENKGVDAYVADELPWLKAQGARVIVNVFGDEAADFAHVARKVSPYADLIEVNLSCPNVHGGRLPFAHDPEAAAEVVRRVKDATDRPVLAKLSPNGPLLPVAEVLEAAGVDGFSLINTLLGMRMDLERRRPVLGNRQGGLSGPAVKPVAVRLVYELYRHTDRPILGMGGIASAEDALEFALAGARLVAVGTATFADPYAPLKIARGLEAFFQGRGERWRDWVGAAHTPD
- a CDS encoding dihydroorotate dehydrogenase, electron transfer subunit, iron-sulfur cluster binding domain translates to MTPASPELAPRRPRWDDHAVTIVASESLGPHQRLVLAMPTLEARFGPGQFLNLSVPGHVLRRPLAPSRHEGGEVELIVTPFGPGTRDLVALPVGTRLQALAPLGNSFPIPADEAALVGAGAGAAPLAFLAETLLRAGRRVHVFHGAVSNEDRPLVQAVYERLGLEVRYFSEDGSLGRRGYPTEGLAELLAGGAEATVYSVGPFALMRAAARLAIEHGRPGYVSLDVHMACGVGACLSCAVQTTAGQKHACVDGPVFEVREVVW
- a CDS encoding acyl-CoA mutase large subunit family protein, yielding MAENDHATEGLYERLPDDYRERLGRPGAYPFTRGVYPRMYLDRLWTMRQYAGFGSAEETNARFRYLLERGQTGLSVAFDLPTQLGLDPDHPLALGEVGRVGVSIATIDDMRRLFAGIPLDRVTTSMTINAPAMMLLALYLLVAEEQGVSWDRVGGTIQNDILKEYIARGTYIYPPQPSMRLVTDVFEFASREVPRWNTISISGYHIREAGSTAAQEIAFTLANGKAYVRAALERGLELDRFAPRLSFFFAAHNDVFEEAAKFRAARRLWARIMKEEFGARNPKSWMLRFHTQTGGSTLTAQQPLNNVVRVAYQALAAVLGGTQSLHTNAYDEALGLPTEESALLALRTQQILAYESGVTRAIDPAGGSFYLEYLTDRLEEEARRLIDQVEELGGSVRAVEAGFIQREIEESAWRYQSEIENEERIVVGLNRFTLEEEPPVPVMKIDPETDRRRAAEVRAFRERRDAAAVEQALEALERAARGQENLFPFVLEAFRRRATLGEVAGALRAVWGEYQPAG
- a CDS encoding dihydroorotase, with the protein product MRLLIKNARLVDGSGELGTADVLIEEGRIASLAGGDAERVLDAGGRWLAPALTDPHVHLRTPGQETKEELATGLAAAARGGYGTVVAMPNTEPVIQEPEQVRALSDEARTLPGARLLVAAALTENQEGRKLTPAALLARAGAALLTDDGRTNEDAGVLARGLVYAAAAGLAVAVHAEDAGLRGGGVMNDGPLAAELGLAGNPPEAEAARIARDLEVLRYAARKAAALGHAPRLYLQHVSTARGAALVAAARAEGLPVMGEVTPHHLTLTEEAWRGFDARFKVAPPLRTEGDVEALIGALERGGLSAVGTDHAPHTAAEKERDLENAPFGMPSLEVAFPLLYTELVERRGLPLALLIERMTTGPRAALGLAPARLAEGAPADLMLFDPAEKRTVDPARFVSKARYSPWAGRELVGWPLLTLVAGREVWRDAGLA
- a CDS encoding nuclear transport factor 2 family protein produces the protein MENAADAVWKTLHRHLAAIYAGDWAAYLETTAEDVAVYEWFVTPHRIDGLSFHEFMMEHDWMGVGADWRYDLLDPRLQLYGTTAVVSYTLLLSIHREGGIEHKTINESRVLIEFPEGWKVVHVHKSPAG
- a CDS encoding ZIP family metal transporter, encoding MESQAFAVFNYALITAIATGLGALPFAFARSFPRAWLGIGNAIAAGLMLAASFGLIYEGVGYSLTRTLIGAVVGLVFIVWSHRFLERYEDVGIGNLNGLDARKALLIVGVMTLHSFAEGVGVGVSFGGGIAFGLFVTIAIAVHNIPEGLAISLVLVPRGVPWWKAALWSVFSSLPQPIMAVPAFLFVEWFKPVLPAGLGFAAGAMIWMAFSELIPDALEDADAGAVASAIVLASIAMVAFQVLLGG
- a CDS encoding winged helix-turn-helix transcriptional regulator → MEDYRKFKLVLKAIAHEAGWDIINAVSQGPTRFTNLERATKVSPRTLSERLKELAELGLIERKAYPEVPPRVEYTLTPLGKELLDTLYKLAKKIG